A region from the Amycolatopsis camponoti genome encodes:
- a CDS encoding metallophosphoesterase family protein, whose translation MPKALVVSDEVDERLWTDAVRAVSVDLVIGAGDLPYDYLAFLASALDAPCVFVPGNHDPDLSGYTRYGGLSMKDGFPTAWPGPAGGVNADGRVVDVAGIRFAGLGGSIRYNDGPNQWTQRQQARRARGLVRRAKWRRRRDGHDVDVLLTHSPPLDLGDRADPPHRGFACLHRTIDVLRPKWLLHGHIHPHGEPVPDRVVGETRIRNVVGHRIMEFS comes from the coding sequence GTGCCGAAAGCGCTGGTGGTCTCCGACGAGGTCGACGAGCGGCTGTGGACCGACGCGGTCCGCGCCGTCTCCGTCGACCTGGTCATCGGCGCCGGCGATCTTCCCTACGACTACCTGGCGTTCCTGGCGAGCGCGCTCGACGCACCGTGCGTGTTCGTGCCCGGGAACCACGACCCCGACCTGAGCGGCTACACGCGCTACGGCGGGCTGTCCATGAAGGACGGTTTCCCCACGGCCTGGCCGGGCCCGGCGGGCGGCGTCAACGCCGACGGCCGGGTCGTCGACGTCGCCGGGATCCGGTTCGCCGGGCTCGGCGGCTCGATCCGCTACAACGACGGACCGAACCAGTGGACGCAGCGCCAGCAGGCGCGCCGGGCCCGCGGCCTGGTGCGGCGCGCGAAGTGGCGGCGCCGTCGCGACGGCCACGACGTCGACGTCCTGCTGACGCATTCGCCGCCGCTGGACCTCGGCGACCGGGCGGACCCGCCGCACCGCGGGTTCGCGTGCCTGCACCGGACGATCGACGTGCTGCGCCCGAAGTGGTTGCTGCACGGGCACATCCACCCCCACGGCGAGCCGGTACCGGACCGGGTCGTCGGCGAAACCCGGATCCGCAACGTGGTGGGCCACCGGATCATGGAGTTCTCATGA
- the corA gene encoding magnesium/cobalt transporter CorA: MPAIPSLGGLRGRGNKGAVPVRPVPVPLSAYVVDCAVYVAGERLPGRWTHIEAIKEVRKRHEGFVWIGLHEPDSQQIQGIAETFGLHELAVEDALEAHQRPKLERYDDTLFLVVKTVRYVEHESPTTANEIVETGELMVFLGRDFVITVRHGNHSGLARLRRELDDDSERLQLGPAAVVHAITDHVVDHYLDVTGRIENDIDVMEAQVFAPRSQVSAEQIYLMKREVLELRRAVMPLATPIQRLAEGYTRLVPDEVRSYFRDVADHLTTVSERVAAFDELLSTLVDATVAKISLQQNTDMRKITSWAAIITVPTMIAGIYGMNFDYLPELHWKFGYPLVITVILAICLLLYRIFRKNGWL; this comes from the coding sequence ATGCCTGCCATTCCCTCGCTCGGCGGCCTTCGCGGCCGCGGCAACAAGGGCGCCGTCCCCGTCCGCCCGGTCCCGGTGCCGCTGTCCGCGTACGTCGTGGACTGCGCGGTGTACGTCGCGGGCGAGCGCCTGCCCGGCCGCTGGACGCACATCGAAGCGATCAAAGAGGTCCGCAAGCGGCACGAGGGGTTCGTCTGGATCGGGCTGCACGAGCCCGACTCCCAGCAGATCCAGGGCATCGCGGAGACGTTCGGGCTGCACGAGCTGGCCGTCGAGGACGCCCTCGAAGCGCACCAGCGCCCGAAGCTGGAGCGCTACGACGACACGCTCTTCCTGGTGGTCAAGACCGTCCGTTACGTCGAACACGAGTCCCCCACCACGGCGAACGAGATCGTCGAGACCGGCGAGCTGATGGTGTTCCTCGGCCGGGACTTCGTGATCACCGTCCGCCACGGGAACCACTCCGGCCTGGCGCGCCTGCGCCGTGAGCTGGACGACGATTCCGAGCGCCTGCAGCTCGGCCCGGCCGCGGTCGTGCACGCGATCACCGACCACGTCGTCGACCACTACCTCGACGTCACGGGCCGGATCGAGAACGACATCGACGTCATGGAGGCGCAGGTCTTCGCGCCCCGGTCGCAGGTCAGCGCCGAGCAGATCTACCTGATGAAGCGGGAGGTCCTCGAGCTGCGGCGGGCGGTGATGCCGCTCGCGACGCCGATCCAGCGGCTGGCCGAGGGCTACACGCGACTGGTGCCGGACGAGGTCCGCTCCTACTTCCGCGACGTCGCCGACCACCTCACGACCGTGTCCGAGCGGGTGGCGGCGTTCGACGAGCTGCTGTCCACCCTGGTCGACGCGACGGTCGCGAAGATCTCCCTGCAGCAGAACACCGACATGCGCAAGATCACGTCGTGGGCGGCGATCATCACCGTGCCGACGATGATCGCGGGCATCTACGGGATGAACTTCGACTACCTGCCCGAGCTGCACTGGAAGTTCGGGTACCCGCTGGTGATCACCGTGATCCTGGCGATCTGCCTGTTGCTGTACCGAATATTCCGGAAGAACGGCTGGCTCTAG
- a CDS encoding MaoC family dehydratase, with protein sequence MQFGRYYEEFEVGAVYKHWPGKTVTEYDDHLFCLITMNHHPLHLDAHYAEETTDFGKNVVVGNYVYSLLLGMSVPDVSGKAIANLEVESLKHVKPTFHGDTIYGETEVLDKTPSKSKDDRGVVYVETRGYKQDGLIVCTFRRKVMVPKRSYGETRGGEQPGRPVPHE encoded by the coding sequence GTGCAGTTCGGTCGGTACTACGAGGAGTTCGAGGTCGGTGCGGTCTACAAGCACTGGCCGGGCAAAACGGTCACCGAATACGACGACCACCTCTTCTGCCTGATCACCATGAACCACCACCCGCTGCACCTCGACGCGCACTACGCCGAGGAGACCACGGACTTCGGCAAGAACGTCGTGGTCGGGAACTACGTCTATTCGCTGCTGCTCGGGATGTCCGTGCCCGACGTCTCCGGCAAGGCCATCGCGAACCTCGAGGTCGAGTCGCTCAAGCACGTCAAGCCGACCTTCCACGGCGACACCATCTACGGCGAGACCGAGGTGCTGGACAAGACGCCGTCGAAGTCGAAGGACGATCGCGGCGTCGTGTACGTCGAGACGCGCGGGTACAAGCAGGATGGCCTGATCGTGTGCACCTTCCGGCGGAAGGTGATGGTGCCGAAGCGCTCGTACGGGGAAACTCGGGGCGGGGAGCAGCCGGGCCGGCCGGTGCCGCACGAATGA
- a CDS encoding DUF2332 domain-containing protein: MDLDGIKEVLRTFAEVEARGVSPLYEHLALRAAEDDDVAGLLASARDGEVRATLLMATAHRLVQADPIHPLSRYYPSLGGFDGVDSETWPLFRSFLLERSEKARALISSRYTQTNEVRRAALLYPGVARAAKEAGGKVSLLEVGCSAGLLLGLDRFGYRYQCDGGEQLTAGPAKTPVGLHCALDLAPGAVAPKLPKKLALLDRAGLDRAPVDLSDEDELAWLEACVWADQPDRIRLLRTAAAEQAKHRPRLIAGDGVDDLEAAASSLEGPLVVVTSHALAYFPEPRRAAFVSALASLAASRPLWWVSEEFYGAGLETVLPGRDDLVGDGLATLGVVRWEGGKADAHALARTAPHGQRMTWLPL; the protein is encoded by the coding sequence ATGGACCTGGACGGGATCAAGGAAGTACTGCGCACGTTCGCGGAAGTCGAGGCCCGCGGGGTCTCGCCGCTGTACGAGCACCTGGCCCTGCGGGCGGCCGAGGACGACGACGTCGCCGGGCTGCTGGCCTCGGCGCGCGACGGCGAGGTGCGCGCGACGCTGCTGATGGCGACCGCGCACCGGCTCGTGCAGGCCGACCCGATCCACCCGCTGTCGCGGTACTACCCGTCGCTCGGCGGCTTCGACGGCGTCGACTCGGAGACCTGGCCGCTGTTCCGGTCGTTCCTGCTGGAGCGGTCCGAGAAGGCCAGGGCGCTGATTTCGTCGCGGTACACGCAGACGAACGAGGTCCGCCGGGCGGCGCTGCTGTACCCGGGCGTGGCGCGGGCGGCGAAGGAAGCGGGCGGCAAGGTCTCCCTGCTGGAGGTCGGCTGCAGCGCGGGCCTGCTGCTGGGGCTGGACCGCTTCGGCTACCGCTACCAGTGCGACGGCGGCGAGCAGCTGACGGCGGGCCCGGCGAAGACCCCGGTCGGCCTGCACTGCGCGTTGGACCTGGCGCCGGGCGCCGTCGCGCCGAAGCTGCCGAAGAAGCTCGCGTTGCTCGACCGGGCCGGCCTGGACCGCGCGCCGGTGGACCTCTCGGACGAGGACGAGCTGGCGTGGCTGGAGGCCTGCGTCTGGGCCGACCAGCCGGACCGCATCCGGCTGCTCCGCACCGCGGCGGCCGAGCAGGCGAAGCACCGGCCCCGCCTCATCGCGGGGGACGGGGTCGACGACCTGGAGGCGGCCGCTTCGTCGCTGGAGGGGCCGCTGGTGGTGGTGACGAGCCACGCGCTGGCGTACTTCCCGGAGCCACGGCGAGCCGCGTTCGTGTCGGCGCTGGCTTCGCTGGCGGCTTCGCGGCCGTTGTGGTGGGTGTCGGAGGAGTTCTACGGTGCCGGGCTCGAGACGGTGCTGCCCGGGCGGGACGACCTGGTGGGTGACGGGCTGGCGACGCTGGGCGTCGTGCGCTGGGAGGGCGGGAAGGCCGACGCGCACGCGTTGGCCCGGACCGCTCCGCACGGGCAGCGGATGACCTGGTTGCCGCTGTAA
- a CDS encoding NUDIX hydrolase translates to MEAPGDATIRCVGGIAFDPHGRLLLIRRANDPGSGQWSLPGGRVEPGETDKEAVVRELSEETGLDVIPGTLVGTVTRGRYEIHDYRCAVAGGVLTAGDDATDARWSDAADLSALEAGGELVDLLYVTLRDWNALPRA, encoded by the coding sequence ATGGAAGCACCTGGGGACGCCACGATCCGCTGCGTCGGCGGCATAGCGTTCGACCCGCACGGCCGCTTGCTGCTCATCCGGCGCGCGAATGACCCCGGTTCGGGGCAATGGTCGCTGCCGGGTGGCCGAGTCGAACCGGGCGAAACGGACAAAGAGGCCGTGGTCAGGGAGCTCTCCGAAGAGACGGGACTCGACGTGATTCCCGGCACACTGGTCGGGACGGTGACCCGGGGGCGGTACGAAATCCACGACTACCGGTGCGCGGTCGCCGGCGGCGTCCTCACAGCGGGTGACGACGCAACGGACGCGCGCTGGTCCGATGCGGCAGACCTGTCGGCCCTGGAGGCGGGCGGGGAGCTGGTCGACCTGCTTTACGTGACGCTCCGCGACTGGAACGCCCTGCCTCGCGCCTGA
- a CDS encoding PH domain-containing protein, translating to MFAPRDPDEYLLDTERRVIRIRRHWAVLLWDTFEAAALLAVCVLVSYLLPPALYIGQNILWYVALLVVLRFAYVVMEWWVERLVVTDKRFVMTTGVFTTKVLMMPISKVTDLSYVRTATGRMMGYGTMVVESAGQIQALNKIDFLPRPEEFYDTISELVFGDKQKQAERFSMIKAQRAARGKKPVG from the coding sequence ATGTTCGCGCCTCGCGATCCCGACGAGTACCTCCTCGACACCGAGCGGCGGGTCATCCGGATCCGCCGCCACTGGGCGGTGCTGCTGTGGGACACCTTCGAAGCGGCCGCCCTGCTGGCCGTCTGCGTCCTGGTGTCCTACCTGCTGCCACCGGCGCTTTACATCGGCCAGAACATCCTCTGGTACGTCGCGCTCCTCGTCGTGCTGCGGTTCGCCTACGTGGTGATGGAGTGGTGGGTCGAACGGCTGGTGGTCACCGACAAGCGGTTCGTGATGACCACCGGCGTGTTCACCACCAAGGTCCTGATGATGCCGATCAGCAAGGTCACCGACCTCAGCTACGTGCGCACCGCCACCGGCCGCATGATGGGCTACGGCACGATGGTCGTCGAGTCGGCCGGTCAGATCCAGGCCCTCAACAAGATCGACTTCCTGCCGCGGCCCGAAGAGTTCTACGACACGATCTCGGAGCTGGTCTTCGGCGACAAGCAGAAGCAGGCCGAGCGCTTCTCGATGATCAAGGCCCAGCGAGCCGCCCGGGGCAAGAAGCCGGTCGGCTAG
- a CDS encoding PHP domain-containing protein: protein MRIDLHAHSTASDGTDSPAGLVAAAAKAGLDAVAITDHDTTAGWAPATAAIPPGLTLVPGAELSTVSINPETGRQISVHLLAYLFDPTSEPVVTEQTRLRVERRTRLRRMAERMAADGLPIDADEIFGLLPEDSPPGRPHLAQALVRAGLVKSVDEAFADYLSPRRGYYVARRDTPVEEAIDMIAEAGGVTVIAHPFAFSRGATISEETLAELAAHGLTGVEADHPNHDEPTRARTRALAGELGLLVTGSSDYHGTNKTIALGECTTDPGQFEELVSRATGSQVVKG from the coding sequence ATGCGCATCGACCTGCACGCCCATTCCACCGCTTCCGACGGCACCGACTCGCCGGCCGGGCTCGTCGCCGCGGCCGCGAAAGCCGGGCTCGACGCCGTCGCGATCACCGACCACGACACCACCGCGGGCTGGGCCCCGGCCACCGCGGCCATCCCGCCAGGCCTGACGCTGGTGCCCGGCGCCGAGCTCTCGACCGTCTCGATCAACCCCGAGACCGGCCGTCAGATCAGCGTCCACCTGCTGGCCTACCTCTTCGACCCGACGTCCGAGCCCGTCGTCACCGAGCAGACCCGGCTGCGCGTCGAGCGCCGCACGCGGCTGCGCCGGATGGCCGAGCGGATGGCCGCCGACGGCCTCCCGATCGACGCCGACGAGATCTTCGGCCTGCTGCCCGAGGACTCACCGCCCGGGCGCCCGCACCTGGCCCAGGCGCTGGTCCGGGCCGGGCTGGTCAAGTCGGTCGACGAAGCCTTCGCCGACTACCTGAGCCCGCGCCGCGGCTACTACGTCGCGCGACGCGACACGCCGGTCGAGGAGGCCATCGACATGATCGCCGAGGCCGGCGGCGTCACGGTCATCGCGCACCCCTTCGCCTTCAGCCGCGGCGCCACCATCAGCGAGGAAACCCTCGCCGAGCTGGCCGCGCACGGGCTCACCGGCGTCGAGGCCGACCACCCGAACCACGACGAGCCGACGCGCGCCCGCACCCGCGCGCTGGCCGGCGAGCTCGGCCTGCTCGTCACCGGGTCCAGCGACTACCACGGCACGAACAAGACGATCGCGCTCGGCGAGTGCACCACCGACCCCGGGCAGTTCGAAGAACTCGTTTCGCGGGCGACGGGGTCCCAGGTCGTGAAGGGCTGA
- a CDS encoding MarC family protein, which produces MAIADFFDAKLFMSATITLIVIMDPPGTVPVFLSLVGRKPVATRAKAARQAVLVSLLVISLFAVAGQAILAYLGIGIPALQGAGGLLLLLIALQLLTGSGHEAEAATEDVNVALVPLGTPLLAGPGAIAATIVFVRQADGHIGAYIALALAIVTTHFVIYICMRYSGVVIRLIKESGITLLAKVAGLLLAAIAVELVANSVRGFIDGGS; this is translated from the coding sequence ATGGCCATCGCCGACTTCTTCGACGCCAAGCTCTTCATGAGCGCGACGATCACCTTGATCGTCATCATGGACCCGCCCGGCACGGTGCCGGTGTTCTTGAGTCTCGTCGGCCGCAAGCCGGTCGCGACCAGGGCGAAGGCCGCGCGGCAGGCCGTCCTGGTGTCGCTGCTGGTGATCAGCCTGTTCGCGGTCGCGGGCCAGGCGATCCTGGCCTACCTCGGCATCGGCATCCCGGCGCTGCAGGGCGCCGGCGGCCTGCTGCTCCTGCTCATCGCGCTGCAGCTGCTCACCGGCAGCGGCCACGAGGCCGAAGCGGCCACGGAAGACGTCAACGTCGCGCTCGTCCCGCTCGGTACGCCGCTGCTGGCCGGGCCCGGCGCGATCGCCGCGACCATCGTGTTCGTCCGCCAGGCCGACGGGCACATCGGCGCGTACATCGCCCTGGCGCTGGCGATCGTCACGACGCACTTCGTGATCTACATCTGCATGCGCTACTCCGGCGTGGTCATCCGGCTGATCAAGGAAAGCGGCATCACGCTGCTGGCCAAGGTGGCCGGTCTGCTGCTCGCGGCGATCGCCGTGGAGCTCGTCGCGAACTCCGTGCGCGGCTTCATCGACGGCGGCAGCTGA
- a CDS encoding alpha-L-rhamnosidase-related protein — MKWLRAFLPVTVLVASGVVAAPADAAPSWQKYVVAPASRDVRPVKVLSTAGDVTNPDGLLGRGVTTFKRQAPPPKPAWPTGTTAAASSFHAPNNGGNGQPRTYAPGNAVDGNTDTFWNDDTIGAYPDVLTITSAAPVALPGVTILSSVDGVPQDYTVEVLDSGAWRVAASVSGNTAVQRAVQFDRPVTTTQVRITVTKDQNTPSGEFSRVTEVWPGLVADPPVPVAVVDFGKVVAGYPKISFAGASANHPGIRVSTSETQQYLGERSDFSRSDFSGGPGSDQIAVPATSTVWRDTKGCASGTQVCADGLRGFRYLRISLDALASDAPLTQPSGEVRINGVSLDFTPFLGTPSTYRGWFESSDDALNRYWYAASYTNELGMDTFRESDVDPRGAFSPSLDGKLVLHDGAKRDRDPYVGDVAVSGLTEYLTHQDGTAARNVLADLADHQRADGWIPPASINDYTLPLFDYPLWWVTSSWDYVLYTGDTAYASSYYSQLVKTLDAWYPSVTDSRGLLAKGLNGTGGYGDYAFLPRTGEVTYYNALYVRALQGAAGLARATGHSADADRWLARASGVASAVNAYLWDPAAGAYLDSGTGAVRHGQDGNSQAILAGIASPSQATSALARLAAGALPYGNPFMDNDTLVSDGTKRVYAFTSFPELQARFRSGQPDSAIDQIKRMYGWMASHDPGITAWEGIGEGGSHYEQGYTSAAHGWSTGVVPALTNELLGVSPASPGFATWTVSPHPGSVAWARGAVPTPKGALSASWTQQGSVFSLTVTAPRGTSGSLVVPSGRLVLLDGRPMRAVAGGLPVSGGTHTVLVVK, encoded by the coding sequence ATGAAGTGGCTCAGAGCATTCCTGCCGGTCACGGTGCTGGTGGCGAGCGGCGTGGTCGCCGCACCCGCCGACGCCGCCCCGAGCTGGCAGAAGTACGTCGTAGCGCCGGCGAGCCGGGACGTGCGGCCGGTCAAGGTGCTGTCGACCGCCGGCGACGTCACGAACCCGGACGGCCTGCTCGGCCGGGGCGTCACGACGTTCAAGCGGCAGGCCCCGCCGCCGAAGCCGGCCTGGCCCACGGGGACCACGGCGGCCGCGTCGTCGTTCCACGCGCCGAACAACGGCGGGAACGGCCAGCCGCGGACGTACGCGCCCGGCAACGCCGTCGACGGCAACACCGACACCTTCTGGAACGACGACACGATCGGCGCCTACCCGGACGTCCTGACCATCACCTCGGCGGCGCCCGTCGCGCTCCCCGGCGTCACGATCCTGTCCAGTGTGGACGGTGTGCCGCAGGACTACACGGTGGAGGTCCTGGACAGTGGCGCCTGGCGCGTCGCGGCTTCGGTGAGCGGCAACACCGCCGTCCAGCGCGCGGTGCAGTTCGACCGGCCGGTGACGACCACGCAGGTCCGGATCACCGTGACGAAGGACCAGAACACGCCGTCGGGGGAGTTCAGCCGCGTCACCGAGGTCTGGCCCGGCCTGGTCGCCGACCCGCCGGTGCCGGTCGCGGTGGTAGACTTCGGCAAGGTCGTCGCGGGCTATCCGAAGATCTCGTTCGCGGGTGCGTCCGCGAACCACCCCGGCATCCGGGTGTCGACCTCGGAAACCCAGCAGTACCTGGGCGAACGCTCCGACTTCTCGCGCTCGGACTTCTCCGGCGGGCCGGGCAGCGACCAGATCGCGGTGCCCGCGACATCGACCGTCTGGCGGGACACGAAGGGCTGTGCTTCCGGCACGCAGGTGTGCGCGGACGGCCTGCGCGGCTTCCGCTACCTGCGGATCAGCCTCGACGCGCTCGCGTCGGACGCGCCGCTCACCCAGCCGTCGGGTGAGGTGCGGATCAACGGCGTCTCGCTCGACTTCACGCCGTTCCTCGGGACGCCGAGCACCTACCGCGGCTGGTTCGAGTCGTCCGACGACGCTTTGAACCGCTACTGGTACGCCGCGTCCTACACCAACGAGCTGGGGATGGACACCTTCCGCGAGTCCGATGTGGACCCACGCGGCGCGTTCTCGCCGTCGCTGGACGGGAAACTGGTGCTGCACGACGGCGCGAAGCGCGACCGGGACCCGTACGTCGGCGACGTCGCGGTCTCCGGGCTGACCGAGTACCTGACCCACCAGGACGGCACCGCGGCTCGCAATGTGCTCGCCGACCTGGCCGACCACCAGCGCGCGGACGGCTGGATCCCGCCGGCGTCGATCAACGACTACACGCTGCCGCTGTTCGACTATCCGCTCTGGTGGGTGACGTCGAGTTGGGACTACGTGCTCTACACGGGCGACACCGCGTACGCGTCTTCGTACTACTCGCAGCTCGTGAAGACGCTCGACGCGTGGTACCCGTCGGTCACCGATTCGCGCGGGTTGCTCGCGAAGGGCCTCAACGGCACGGGCGGCTACGGCGACTACGCGTTCCTGCCGCGTACGGGCGAAGTGACCTACTACAACGCGTTGTACGTCCGGGCGCTTCAGGGCGCGGCGGGCCTGGCGCGGGCGACCGGGCATTCCGCCGACGCTGACCGGTGGCTCGCGCGTGCTTCCGGTGTGGCGTCCGCGGTGAACGCTTACCTGTGGGATCCCGCGGCGGGGGCGTACCTCGACTCCGGGACGGGCGCGGTGCGCCACGGCCAGGACGGCAACAGCCAGGCCATCTTGGCCGGTATCGCGTCGCCTTCGCAGGCCACTTCGGCGTTGGCGCGGCTCGCGGCGGGTGCGTTGCCCTACGGGAACCCGTTCATGGACAACGACACTCTCGTTTCCGATGGCACGAAGCGCGTGTACGCGTTCACGTCGTTCCCCGAGCTGCAGGCGCGGTTCCGGAGCGGGCAGCCGGACTCGGCGATCGACCAGATCAAGCGGATGTACGGCTGGATGGCGTCCCACGACCCGGGCATCACGGCGTGGGAGGGCATCGGCGAGGGCGGGTCGCACTACGAGCAGGGGTACACGTCGGCGGCGCACGGCTGGTCGACCGGCGTCGTGCCCGCTTTGACGAACGAGCTGCTGGGCGTCTCGCCGGCTTCGCCGGGCTTCGCGACGTGGACGGTGTCACCGCACCCGGGTTCGGTCGCCTGGGCGCGCGGAGCGGTGCCGACGCCGAAGGGCGCGTTGTCGGCTTCGTGGACTCAGCAGGGTTCGGTGTTCTCGTTGACGGTGACGGCTCCGCGCGGGACGTCGGGTTCGCTCGTGGTCCCGTCGGGCCGCTTGGTGCTGCTGGATGGGCGGCCGATGCGGGCCGTGGCCGGTGGCCTGCCTGTATCCGGCGGGACGCACACGGTCCTCGTGGTGAAGTAG
- a CDS encoding RecB family exonuclease, translated as MGFDFGVAQPVRLTKVSPARLATFDDCPRRYRLAYLERPTPQRTGPWAHSTLGAVVHNALRALFDLPVLKRVPQRAVALVAEFWKDAGFESEEQAARYRARAKGWVAEYVEDNDVTHDPVGLERWVSAPVSPSPGEKPSMIIEGRADRIDARDGALVIVDYKTGRRPPDEYEARASQALALYAVAAARTLRMPCTTVELHHLPTGTIAAAEHTPESLQRQLQRAGETASDLRLATDTLDAGGDGDELFPPRPDRRCAWCDFRPSCKAGQEAAPQMQPWDLLAP; from the coding sequence ATGGGGTTCGACTTCGGCGTCGCGCAACCGGTACGGCTCACGAAGGTGTCGCCGGCGCGGCTGGCCACCTTCGACGACTGCCCGCGCCGGTACCGCCTCGCGTACCTCGAACGGCCCACCCCGCAGCGCACGGGGCCGTGGGCGCACAGCACGCTCGGCGCGGTGGTGCACAACGCGCTGCGGGCGTTGTTCGACCTGCCGGTGCTCAAGCGGGTGCCGCAGCGGGCGGTGGCGCTCGTGGCGGAGTTCTGGAAGGACGCGGGCTTCGAGAGCGAGGAGCAGGCGGCGCGCTACCGGGCGCGGGCCAAGGGGTGGGTGGCGGAGTACGTCGAGGACAACGACGTCACGCACGACCCGGTCGGGCTCGAACGATGGGTGTCGGCGCCGGTGAGCCCGTCACCGGGGGAGAAGCCGTCGATGATCATCGAGGGCCGCGCGGACCGCATCGACGCGCGTGACGGCGCGTTGGTGATCGTGGACTACAAAACGGGACGGCGCCCGCCGGACGAGTACGAGGCCCGGGCGTCGCAGGCATTGGCGCTGTACGCGGTGGCGGCGGCGCGGACGCTGCGGATGCCGTGCACGACGGTGGAACTGCACCACCTCCCGACCGGCACGATCGCGGCGGCCGAGCACACGCCGGAGAGCTTGCAGAGGCAGCTGCAACGCGCCGGCGAGACCGCCTCGGACCTCAGGCTGGCCACGGATACCCTGGACGCGGGCGGCGACGGAGACGAGCTGTTCCCGCCCCGCCCGGACCGCCGTTGCGCCTGGTGCGACTTCAGGCCGAGCTGCAAGGCGGGGCAGGAAGCGGCCCCGCAGATGCAGCCATGGGACCTGCTCGCGCCCTGA
- a CDS encoding Rv3212 family protein, producing the protein MSDVGKAPENAPEETPEYGSEDVLEDASEEAVSSPPAPRVKARRSPWNRGRDRVAAALVAVVAVATALVIGVTSDSAATDRTEAAPPPPLPAAPDKVPGSLAEIWSARSGATPVPVVAGDAVATADGGEVAARDPLTGQIRWHYTRDRPLCTMNETWGRLNAVYAKSEGCSEVTQLDPGTGRITAQRNGNAELGTRLVGDGSHVTATGKKLLTTWRDDLVQSAEYGQVPALVNAGKQPRTGCTYGTVAAASGKVGVIERCPGDPADRLTVYKAAPEKDDEPSVAFSSVLAGKRARVIAMSGDLTAVVLPDQKLLVVYNGDGSQRAAYPLDVPATDLAADPAGGVEATTQTTQNVYWFSGSKMLALSRDDLSPRWTLSSASGPGILFAAQLVVPIKGGLAVLNENDGSTIRTVGVDRRGYAGVVRLGAAGPVLLEERGDTLTALK; encoded by the coding sequence GTGAGCGACGTCGGGAAGGCGCCTGAAAACGCGCCTGAAGAGACCCCTGAGTACGGCTCGGAGGACGTCCTCGAGGACGCTTCCGAGGAGGCCGTGAGCTCTCCGCCCGCTCCGCGGGTCAAGGCGCGTCGTTCGCCTTGGAACCGCGGGCGGGACCGGGTGGCCGCGGCCTTGGTCGCGGTCGTCGCGGTCGCCACCGCGCTGGTCATCGGCGTGACGAGCGACAGCGCGGCGACCGACCGCACCGAGGCGGCGCCGCCCCCGCCGTTGCCGGCAGCGCCGGACAAGGTGCCCGGCTCGCTGGCCGAGATCTGGAGCGCCCGCAGCGGCGCGACGCCGGTCCCGGTGGTGGCGGGCGACGCGGTGGCGACGGCGGACGGCGGCGAGGTCGCCGCCCGCGACCCGTTGACCGGGCAGATCCGCTGGCACTACACGCGTGACCGGCCGTTGTGCACGATGAACGAGACGTGGGGTCGGCTGAACGCCGTCTACGCCAAGTCGGAGGGGTGCAGCGAAGTCACGCAGCTGGACCCGGGCACGGGCCGGATCACGGCGCAGCGCAACGGCAACGCGGAGCTGGGAACGCGCCTGGTCGGCGACGGCTCCCACGTGACGGCAACGGGCAAGAAGCTCCTCACGACGTGGCGCGACGACCTGGTGCAGAGCGCGGAGTACGGCCAGGTCCCGGCGCTGGTCAACGCGGGCAAGCAGCCCCGCACGGGCTGCACGTACGGCACGGTGGCGGCGGCGTCGGGCAAGGTCGGCGTGATCGAGCGCTGCCCGGGCGACCCGGCGGACCGCCTGACGGTCTACAAGGCGGCCCCGGAGAAGGACGACGAGCCATCGGTGGCGTTCAGCAGCGTGCTGGCCGGCAAGCGAGCACGCGTGATCGCGATGTCCGGCGACCTGACGGCGGTGGTCCTCCCGGACCAGAAGCTGCTGGTGGTCTACAACGGCGACGGTTCCCAGCGCGCGGCGTACCCGCTGGACGTGCCGGCCACGGACCTGGCGGCGGACCCGGCCGGCGGTGTCGAGGCGACGACCCAGACGACGCAGAACGTGTACTGGTTCAGCGGGTCGAAGATGCTGGCCCTTTCCCGCGACGACCTTTCGCCGCGCTGGACGTTGAGCAGCGCATCGGGGCCGGGGATCTTGTTCGCGGCACAGCTGGTGGTCCCGATCAAGGGCGGCTTGGCGGTGCTGAACGAGAATGACGGCTCCACGATCCGGACGGTCGGGGTGGACCGCCGGGGGTACGCGGGGGTAGTCCGCTTGGGCGCGGCGGGCCCGGTCCTGCTGGAAGAACGCGGCGACACCCTGACGGCCCTGAAGTAG